The proteins below come from a single Syntrophales bacterium genomic window:
- a CDS encoding NifU family protein, producing the protein MKEKVQKAIERIRPSLQADGGDVELVDVSDDGIVKVRLVGACCGCPMSQMTLKMGIQKHLQKEIPEIKEVVSVS; encoded by the coding sequence ATGAAGGAAAAGGTACAAAAAGCGATAGAGCGTATAAGGCCATCTCTTCAGGCTGACGGGGGAGATGTTGAGCTGGTTGATGTGAGCGATGACGGCATCGTGAAGGTTAGATTAGTAGGTGCCTGTTGTGGCTGTCCCATGTCACAGATGACATTAAAGATGGGAATTCAGAAACATCTGCAGAAGGAAATTCCTGAAATTAAAGAAGTTGTTTCTGTATCGTAG
- a CDS encoding 4Fe-4S binding protein, which translates to MAYVITDECICCGSCQEECPEEAISEGEDKYVINPNLCIDCGTCADQCPVEAIIPADER; encoded by the coding sequence ATGGCGTACGTAATTACGGATGAGTGCATTTGCTGTGGTTCCTGTCAGGAGGAATGTCCTGAAGAGGCGATCAGTGAGGGAGAGGACAAATACGTTATTAATCCCAATCTTTGTATAGATTGCGGGACCTGTGCCGATCAATGCCCGGTTGAGGCAATCATACCGGCAGATGAAAGATAG
- the tmk gene encoding dTMP kinase, which translates to MGQFITFEGIEGCGKTTQIRMASEYLKRHHIPFLITSEPGGTPLGEKIREILLNRGGYKICAEAEILLFSAARVQHVRDVISPALSEGKIVLCDRFSDSTMVYQGLGRGLDLDFIRGLNAIVSVGLKPDLTLVFDLPVEIGLKRARERMRFEGSALEDRFEREDLEFHRRIREGYLLLAKQEPGRFRVIDGEKDIISINREVCSYLRGRGLVHGRH; encoded by the coding sequence ATGGGACAATTCATCACCTTCGAGGGTATTGAAGGTTGTGGTAAAACCACCCAGATCAGGATGGCAAGTGAATACCTGAAGCGCCATCACATCCCTTTTCTCATCACCTCGGAACCCGGCGGGACCCCCCTGGGGGAAAAGATCAGAGAAATCCTTTTAAATAGAGGCGGTTATAAGATATGCGCTGAAGCGGAAATTCTCCTCTTTTCTGCGGCCAGGGTCCAGCATGTAAGAGATGTAATCTCGCCTGCACTTTCGGAGGGTAAGATCGTCTTATGCGACCGTTTTTCCGACTCTACCATGGTCTATCAGGGTTTAGGGAGGGGATTGGATCTTGATTTCATCAGGGGGCTTAATGCAATTGTCTCGGTTGGCCTGAAACCAGACCTGACCCTTGTTTTTGATCTACCCGTTGAGATTGGCCTCAAGAGGGCTAGGGAGAGGATGCGTTTCGAGGGGTCTGCCTTAGAGGATCGTTTCGAGAGAGAAGATTTAGAATTTCACAGAAGGATCAGGGAAGGTTATCTTCTTCTTGCGAAACAGGAACCGGGGCGATTCAGGGTCATAGATGGCGAAAAAGACATTATCAGCATCAATCGTGAGGTGTGTTCTTACCTGAGGGGTAGGGGGCTTGTGCATGGAAGGCATTGA
- the holB gene encoding DNA polymerase III subunit delta' yields the protein MSFKDIYGHDKQIGILQAAVARSRVPHAYLFYGMKGIGKRTTAVVFAKALNCREGGDVFDACDKCSSCRKTDHRNHPDVTIIEAEGQFIRIREIRDIQNQMKFKPFEGGKRIFIIVDADKMNITSANALLKTLEEPSPSNILILITSRPYQLPLTVLSRCQHLRFNPLLKETIHSFLQDRLVMDSESAMVLASSSGGSIGKALEMSKDAFLTLRNEVLSKISENRMKDPPNILSFASNFGKDRREIIDRLDILRICYRDALVYKETAEMERLINQDHTDIIKSIADRLSGQDIMNNIKTVDWASDAIDRNANKALTLEAMMFKIIW from the coding sequence ATGTCCTTCAAAGACATTTACGGTCACGATAAACAGATCGGTATCCTCCAAGCCGCCGTGGCAAGGAGCCGTGTCCCCCATGCGTACCTCTTTTACGGCATGAAGGGTATTGGCAAGAGGACAACAGCGGTGGTGTTCGCCAAAGCCCTGAATTGCCGGGAAGGGGGAGATGTCTTTGATGCTTGTGATAAGTGTTCGTCCTGCCGGAAAACAGATCACAGAAACCATCCCGATGTTACGATCATAGAAGCTGAAGGGCAATTTATCAGGATCAGAGAGATTAGAGATATCCAGAACCAGATGAAATTCAAGCCTTTTGAAGGGGGGAAAAGGATATTTATCATTGTTGATGCAGATAAAATGAACATCACCTCGGCCAATGCGTTGCTTAAGACACTTGAGGAGCCTTCTCCATCCAATATACTGATATTGATCACATCACGACCTTACCAGCTTCCCCTTACGGTCCTTTCCCGTTGTCAGCATTTAAGGTTCAATCCTTTGCTGAAGGAAACCATCCATTCATTTTTACAGGATCGTTTAGTTATGGATTCTGAATCGGCCATGGTGCTCGCTTCATCGTCAGGCGGGAGCATTGGAAAGGCGTTGGAGATGAGCAAGGATGCCTTTCTGACGTTGCGGAATGAAGTTCTGAGCAAGATATCAGAAAACCGGATGAAGGATCCTCCGAACATTTTATCCTTTGCAAGTAATTTTGGAAAGGATCGCAGGGAGATCATTGACAGGCTTGATATCTTGAGGATCTGTTACAGAGATGCTCTGGTCTATAAGGAAACGGCGGAAATGGAACGTCTGATCAATCAGGATCACACGGACATCATCAAATCTATCGCTGACAGGCTGTCAGGACAGGACATCATGAACAACATCAAGACAGTTGATTGGGCTTCTGACGCCATTGACCGGAATGCCAATAAAGCATTGACTTTGGAAGCGATGATGTTTAAAATTATTTGGTAA